The Pseudomonas sp. G2-4 genome window below encodes:
- the ccmB gene encoding heme exporter protein CcmB — MSVFGLLLAREARLLFRRPAELANPLVFFAIVIALFPLAVGPETQLLQTLSPGLVWVAALLSVLLSLDGLFRSDFEDGSLEQWVLSSHPLALLVLAKVLAHWVFSGLALVLLSPLLAMMLGLPAACMPVLLVSLLLGTPVLSLLGAVGAALTVGLKRGGLLLALLILPLYIPVLILGSGALQAALQGMPATGYLLWLGSLTALAITLTPFAIAAGLKISVGE, encoded by the coding sequence ATGAGTGTGTTTGGCCTGTTGCTTGCCCGCGAGGCGCGCTTGTTGTTCCGCCGTCCGGCCGAACTGGCCAACCCGCTGGTGTTCTTCGCGATCGTCATTGCGCTGTTCCCGCTGGCGGTCGGTCCTGAGACTCAATTGTTGCAAACCTTGTCGCCGGGACTGGTCTGGGTAGCGGCGCTTTTATCGGTCCTGCTCTCGCTGGACGGGCTTTTCCGCAGTGATTTCGAAGACGGTTCCCTGGAACAGTGGGTCCTTTCGTCGCACCCCCTGGCCCTTCTGGTTTTGGCCAAGGTACTGGCACACTGGGTTTTTTCCGGACTGGCACTGGTGCTGCTCTCACCTCTGCTGGCGATGATGTTGGGCTTGCCCGCCGCGTGCATGCCGGTGCTGTTGGTGTCGCTGCTGCTGGGCACGCCGGTCCTGAGCCTGCTCGGTGCAGTGGGCGCGGCGTTGACGGTGGGGTTGAAGCGCGGCGGCCTGTTGCTGGCCCTGCTGATTCTGCCGTTGTATATCCCGGTGTTGATCCTCGGCAGTGGCGCCTTGCAGGCGGCGCTGCAAGGCATGCCGGCAACCGGTTATCTGCTGTGGCTTGGGAGCCTGACCGCCCTGGCGATAACCCTGACACCCTTTGCAATAGCCGCTGGCCTGAAGATCAGCGTCGGCGAATAA
- the ccmA gene encoding cytochrome c biogenesis heme-transporting ATPase CcmA has product MTSPLLQTVDLACERDLRLLFEKLELRLSSGDMVQISGPNGSGKTSLLRLVAGLMQPTAGQVLLNGQPLQSQRSELARNLLWIGHAAGIKDLLTPEENLSWLCALHRPAGREAIWQALATVGLRGFEDVPCHTLSAGQQRRVALARLYLDSPPLWILDEPFTALDKQGVAQLEEHLARHCEKGGMVLLTTHHTLARMPSGYRNIDLGNWAV; this is encoded by the coding sequence TTGACCAGTCCTCTCTTGCAAACCGTTGACCTCGCCTGTGAGCGAGACTTGCGGCTGCTTTTCGAAAAGCTCGAATTGAGACTCTCCAGTGGCGATATGGTGCAGATCAGTGGCCCCAACGGCAGCGGCAAGACCAGCCTGCTGCGCCTGGTGGCCGGGTTGATGCAGCCAACCGCCGGTCAGGTGCTGCTCAATGGTCAGCCGTTGCAGAGCCAGCGTAGCGAACTGGCCCGCAATCTGCTCTGGATCGGCCATGCCGCCGGTATCAAGGATTTGCTGACCCCCGAAGAGAATCTCAGCTGGCTTTGTGCGCTGCATCGGCCGGCCGGCCGCGAGGCGATCTGGCAGGCGTTGGCGACCGTGGGATTGCGCGGTTTCGAAGACGTGCCCTGCCACACCCTGTCCGCCGGCCAGCAGCGTCGCGTAGCCCTGGCCCGGTTGTACCTGGACAGCCCGCCACTGTGGATTCTCGATGAGCCGTTCACTGCCCTGGACAAGCAGGGTGTGGCCCAACTTGAAGAACACCTGGCCCGCCACTGCGAAAAGGGCGGTATGGTGCTGTTGACCACCCACCACACGCTGGCCCGGATGCCATCCGGTTATCGCAACATTGATCTGGGGAACTGGGCCGTATGA
- a CDS encoding CheW domain-containing protein, whose amino-acid sequence MSRPIKTTSRPQMALQSYLDGLLQEATEELPSEPSVIEALPEVVEAEGVLDEFQAAVLEEQARDAQKSVLAAAIEAPLIKPQVAVMEAPAPILASVSTVAPLLQGLVTPVVEIHLPPSNTPPPVQTDDRPAWAAEPFECLLFDVAGLTLAVPLVCLGSIYSLAGQELTPLFGQPEWFLGILPSQAGNLKVLDTARWVMPDRYRDDFRQGLQYVISVQGYEWGLAVHQVSRSLRLDPNEIKWRSHRGQRPWLAGTVIEHMCALLDVSELAELIASGGAKHLGGTKPVQKPK is encoded by the coding sequence ATGAGCCGCCCGATTAAGACAACCTCGCGTCCGCAAATGGCCCTGCAGTCCTACTTGGATGGGCTGTTGCAGGAGGCGACCGAAGAACTGCCATCGGAACCGAGCGTGATCGAGGCGTTGCCCGAGGTCGTCGAAGCCGAAGGTGTGCTGGATGAATTTCAAGCGGCCGTGCTCGAAGAGCAGGCCCGTGATGCGCAAAAGTCAGTGCTGGCTGCGGCGATCGAGGCACCGTTGATCAAGCCTCAGGTGGCGGTGATGGAAGCGCCCGCGCCGATCCTGGCGTCGGTCTCGACCGTTGCGCCGCTGCTGCAAGGCCTGGTGACGCCGGTGGTGGAAATCCACCTGCCGCCCAGCAACACGCCGCCGCCGGTGCAGACCGATGACCGGCCTGCCTGGGCCGCCGAGCCGTTCGAGTGTTTGTTGTTCGATGTGGCCGGGCTGACCCTGGCGGTGCCATTGGTATGCCTGGGATCGATTTATTCCCTGGCCGGGCAGGAATTGACGCCGTTGTTCGGCCAGCCGGAATGGTTCCTCGGGATCCTGCCGAGCCAGGCCGGCAACCTGAAGGTGCTGGATACCGCGCGCTGGGTGATGCCGGATCGTTATCGCGATGATTTTCGCCAGGGCCTGCAGTACGTGATTTCAGTGCAAGGTTATGAATGGGGTTTGGCGGTGCATCAGGTCAGTCGCTCGTTGCGCCTGGACCCGAACGAGATCAAATGGCGCAGCCATCGAGGGCAACGGCCATGGCTGGCCGGTACGGTGATCGAACACATGTGCGCCTTGCTGGACGTGTCCGAGCTGGCCGAGTTGATCGCCAGCGGCGGGGCAAAACACCTGGGCGGCACCAAGCCGGTCCAGAAACCGAAATAA
- the motD gene encoding flagellar motor protein MotD, which translates to MARRRHREEHVNHERWLVSYADFITLLFAFFVVMYSISSVNEGKYKVISEALIGVFTDSDRALKPIPIGDERPKTTTPAKPLVRDAEQIDAGIAGGSDPLKSIADDISAAFGDLISSSQMTVRGNELWVEIELNSSLLFGSGDAMPSDMAFNIIDKVAAILKPFDNPIHVEGFTDDQPIRTAQYPTNWELSSARSASIVRMLAMQGVNPGRLASVGYGEFQPVANNATAEGRARNRRVVLVVSRNLDVRRSLTGTGTANAKPDAALKRAGTQTAPTSVKSPGRQSSVNSPSPAL; encoded by the coding sequence ATGGCACGTCGCAGGCATCGTGAAGAACACGTCAATCATGAACGCTGGCTGGTGTCCTACGCCGACTTCATCACGCTGTTGTTCGCCTTCTTCGTGGTCATGTATTCGATCTCGTCGGTCAACGAGGGCAAATACAAGGTGATTTCCGAGGCGCTGATCGGTGTGTTCACTGATTCCGACCGTGCCCTCAAGCCCATCCCCATTGGCGATGAACGGCCCAAGACAACGACGCCGGCCAAGCCGCTGGTCAGGGATGCCGAGCAGATCGATGCCGGTATCGCAGGTGGCAGCGACCCGCTGAAAAGCATCGCCGACGACATCAGCGCGGCGTTTGGCGACCTGATCAGCTCCAGCCAGATGACGGTGCGCGGCAATGAGTTGTGGGTCGAGATCGAACTCAACTCCAGCCTGTTGTTCGGCAGCGGCGATGCCATGCCCAGCGACATGGCGTTCAACATCATCGATAAGGTGGCGGCGATCCTGAAACCGTTCGACAACCCGATCCATGTCGAAGGCTTCACTGACGACCAACCCATCCGTACCGCGCAGTACCCAACCAACTGGGAGCTGTCCTCGGCCCGTTCGGCGAGTATCGTGCGCATGCTGGCGATGCAGGGTGTGAACCCCGGTCGCCTGGCGTCGGTGGGCTATGGCGAGTTCCAGCCGGTGGCCAATAACGCCACGGCCGAGGGGCGTGCACGTAACCGTCGCGTGGTGCTGGTGGTGTCGCGAAACCTCGATGTGCGCCGCAGCCTGACCGGTACCGGTACGGCTAATGCAAAGCCGGACGCAGCATTGAAGCGTGCTGGCACACAAACTGCACCGACCTCGGTCAAGTCGCCGGGACGACAGAGCTCCGTCAATTCTCCGTCACCCGCTTTATAA
- a CDS encoding heme ABC transporter permease, with protein MNWTWFHKLGSPKWFYGISGRLLPWLSLFALLLIGIGVVWGLAFAPPDYQQGNSFRIIYIHVPSAMLAQSVYVLLAVCGVVGLVWKMKLADVALQCAAPIGAWMTAVALVTGAIWGKPTWGSWWVWDARLTSMLILLFLYFGLIALGNAISNRDSAAKACAVLAIVGVINIPIIKYSVEWWNTLHQGATFTLTEKPAMPVEMWLPLLLTVLGFYCFFGAVLLLRMRLEVLKREARASWVKAEVQNSLEVAR; from the coding sequence ATGAACTGGACCTGGTTTCATAAGCTCGGCTCACCCAAGTGGTTCTACGGCATCAGCGGCAGACTGCTGCCCTGGTTGAGCCTCTTCGCACTGCTGCTGATTGGCATCGGCGTGGTCTGGGGCCTGGCCTTCGCGCCGCCGGACTACCAGCAAGGCAACAGCTTTCGCATCATCTATATCCACGTTCCCTCGGCGATGCTGGCCCAGTCCGTCTACGTGTTGTTGGCCGTGTGCGGTGTGGTCGGGCTGGTGTGGAAGATGAAGCTGGCCGACGTGGCCTTGCAATGCGCCGCCCCCATCGGCGCCTGGATGACCGCCGTAGCGCTGGTCACCGGGGCGATCTGGGGCAAGCCGACCTGGGGCTCATGGTGGGTCTGGGATGCCCGACTGACGTCGATGCTGATCCTGCTGTTCCTGTACTTCGGTCTTATTGCACTGGGCAACGCCATCAGTAATCGTGACAGCGCCGCCAAGGCGTGTGCGGTGCTGGCGATTGTCGGGGTGATTAACATCCCGATCATCAAGTATTCGGTGGAGTGGTGGAATACCCTGCACCAGGGCGCAACCTTCACCCTCACGGAAAAACCGGCGATGCCCGTGGAAATGTGGCTGCCGCTGTTGCTCACGGTATTGGGCTTCTACTGTTTCTTCGGCGCGGTGCTATTGCTGCGCATGCGCCTGGAAGTGCTCAAGCGCGAAGCCCGGGCCAGCTGGGTCAAGGCCGAAGTACAGAACAGCCTGGAGGTCGCTCGATGA
- the ccmE gene encoding cytochrome c maturation protein CcmE has protein sequence MNPLRKKRLVIILAILVGVGAAVGLALSALQQNINLFYTPTQIANGEAPKDTRIRAGGMVEEGSLVRSGDSLDVKFNVTDFSKTVTISYRGILPDLFREGQGIVALGKINADGVVVADEVLAKHDEKYMPPEVTKALKDSGQSAPAPVKEG, from the coding sequence GTGAATCCGCTGCGCAAAAAACGTCTTGTCATCATTCTTGCGATCCTGGTGGGTGTCGGTGCCGCGGTCGGCCTGGCCTTGAGCGCCCTGCAGCAAAACATCAACCTGTTCTATACCCCGACCCAGATCGCCAATGGCGAAGCACCCAAGGACACGCGCATCCGCGCCGGAGGCATGGTGGAGGAGGGCTCGCTGGTGCGCTCCGGGGATTCCCTGGATGTGAAATTCAACGTCACCGATTTCAGCAAGACCGTGACCATCAGCTATCGAGGCATCCTCCCAGACCTGTTCCGCGAAGGGCAGGGCATCGTCGCCTTGGGCAAGATCAATGCCGATGGCGTGGTGGTGGCCGATGAAGTGTTGGCCAAGCACGACGAAAAATACATGCCGCCGGAAGTGACCAAGGCCTTGAAAGACAGCGGCCAGTCGGCGCCCGCTCCCGTGAAGGAGGGTTGA
- a CDS encoding chemotaxis response regulator protein-glutamate methylesterase: MVVKVLVVDDSGFFRRRVSEILSADTSIQVVGTATNGKEAIDQALALKPDVITMDYEMPMMDGITAVRHIMQRCPTPVLMFSSLTHEGARVTLDALDAGAVDFLPKNFEDISRNPDKVRQLLCEKVHSISRSNRRVGAYSAPAPAPAPSPAPAPAASGGFNPAPVRSAPAPAPTRSAPASTSSPAPKRKAYKLVAIGTSTGGPVALQRVLTQLPANFPAPIVLIQHMPAAFTKAFAERLDKLCNISVKEAEDGDILRPGLALLAPGGKQMMIDGRGAVKILPGDERLNYKPCVDITFGSAAKSYGDKVLAVVLTGMGADGREGARLLKQGGSAIWAQDEASCVIYGMPMAIVKADLADAVYGLDDIGRHLVEACL; encoded by the coding sequence ATGGTAGTTAAAGTCCTGGTGGTGGACGATTCGGGTTTTTTCCGCCGCCGTGTCTCGGAAATTCTTTCGGCGGACACGAGTATTCAAGTCGTCGGTACGGCGACTAACGGCAAAGAGGCAATCGATCAGGCGCTGGCGCTCAAGCCAGACGTGATCACCATGGACTATGAGATGCCGATGATGGATGGCATCACGGCCGTGCGGCACATCATGCAGCGCTGCCCGACCCCCGTATTGATGTTCTCGTCCCTGACCCATGAAGGCGCCCGGGTAACCCTCGATGCGCTGGACGCCGGGGCGGTGGATTTCCTGCCGAAGAACTTCGAAGACATTTCGCGCAACCCTGACAAGGTTCGGCAGTTGCTGTGCGAGAAGGTCCATAGCATTTCCCGCAGCAACCGGCGTGTCGGTGCCTACAGCGCGCCTGCTCCGGCTCCTGCGCCCAGCCCTGCGCCAGCCCCGGCGGCGTCGGGCGGTTTCAATCCTGCACCCGTGCGCAGCGCGCCTGCGCCTGCGCCAACTCGGTCGGCGCCCGCCAGTACATCGTCACCGGCACCCAAGCGCAAAGCCTACAAGCTGGTCGCTATCGGTACGTCCACCGGTGGCCCGGTGGCGCTGCAACGGGTCCTGACCCAGTTGCCGGCCAATTTTCCGGCCCCCATCGTGCTGATCCAACACATGCCCGCCGCCTTCACCAAGGCTTTCGCCGAGCGTCTGGACAAGCTGTGCAACATCAGTGTCAAGGAAGCCGAGGATGGTGACATCCTGCGCCCTGGCCTGGCATTGCTGGCGCCCGGTGGCAAGCAGATGATGATCGATGGCCGCGGCGCGGTGAAAATCCTGCCGGGCGACGAGCGTTTGAACTACAAGCCTTGTGTGGACATTACCTTCGGTTCCGCAGCCAAGTCCTACGGTGACAAAGTTCTGGCGGTGGTACTCACCGGCATGGGCGCTGACGGTCGTGAAGGCGCGCGTCTGCTCAAGCAGGGCGGCAGTGCGATCTGGGCCCAGGACGAAGCCAGCTGCGTGATCTACGGCATGCCAATGGCCATCGTGAAAGCGGACCTCGCCGACGCGGTGTACGGGCTGGATGACATCGGCAGACACCTGGTCGAGGCGTGCCTGTAA
- a CDS encoding DUF2802 domain-containing protein gives MILEVAVIVLFLLWAGTLAMLVTYIRGQRQIAAQQAQGDALRDQRIRDLAKRVDDYQNGTVRMGEAIHELRAVVAPLPDKLGQLEQRDPSTLSFAQAARLVGMGASVDELTQACGLTQAEAELMSKLHKGG, from the coding sequence TTGATTCTTGAGGTAGCAGTCATCGTCCTGTTCCTTCTTTGGGCAGGCACGCTGGCGATGTTAGTGACTTACATACGCGGCCAGCGGCAGATCGCCGCTCAACAGGCCCAGGGTGATGCGCTGCGCGATCAGCGCATCAGGGACCTGGCCAAACGCGTCGACGATTACCAGAACGGCACTGTACGCATGGGCGAAGCCATCCATGAGCTGCGCGCCGTGGTCGCGCCGTTGCCGGACAAACTGGGGCAACTGGAACAGCGTGACCCCTCCACCTTGTCCTTCGCCCAGGCCGCCCGCCTGGTTGGCATGGGCGCCAGCGTCGACGAACTGACCCAAGCCTGCGGCTTGACCCAGGCCGAGGCGGAGTTGATGAGTAAGTTGCATAAGGGCGGCTAA
- a CDS encoding chemotaxis protein CheW, with product MNDKASSLKGSEDPILQWVTFKLDNETYGINVMRVQEVLRYTEIAPVPGAPSYVLGIINLRGNVVTVIDTRQRFGLSSTEVNDNTRIVIIEADKQVVGILVDSVAEVVYLRQSEIETAPNVGNEESAKFIQGVCNKNNELLILVELEKMMSEEEWSELESI from the coding sequence ATGAATGATAAGGCGTCGTCTCTCAAGGGTTCCGAAGATCCGATTTTGCAATGGGTAACCTTCAAACTCGACAACGAAACCTACGGCATCAACGTGATGCGCGTTCAGGAAGTGCTGCGCTATACCGAGATCGCCCCGGTGCCGGGTGCCCCTAGCTACGTGCTGGGCATCATCAACTTGCGTGGTAACGTGGTGACAGTGATCGACACTCGCCAGCGTTTTGGCCTGAGTTCCACCGAGGTCAACGACAACACCCGTATCGTGATTATCGAAGCCGACAAGCAAGTGGTCGGCATCCTCGTCGACAGCGTCGCTGAAGTGGTTTACTTGCGTCAGTCGGAAATCGAAACCGCGCCTAACGTCGGTAACGAAGAATCGGCCAAGTTCATCCAGGGTGTCTGCAACAAGAACAACGAGTTGCTGATCCTGGTCGAACTGGAAAAAATGATGAGCGAAGAAGAGTGGTCGGAACTGGAGAGTATCTGA
- a CDS encoding EscU/YscU/HrcU family type III secretion system export apparatus switch protein has translation MSTDTQPRQAIALKYDGHHAPTLTAKGDEALAEEILRIARESEVPIYENAELVKLLARMELGDSIPEELYRTIAEIIAFAWNLKGKFPQGHDPNAPSVEKDVTERGEDY, from the coding sequence ATGAGCACTGATACTCAACCCCGCCAGGCCATCGCCCTCAAGTACGACGGCCACCACGCCCCGACCCTCACCGCCAAGGGCGACGAAGCCCTGGCCGAGGAAATCCTGCGAATCGCCCGGGAAAGCGAAGTACCGATTTATGAAAATGCCGAGTTGGTGAAGCTGTTGGCCCGAATGGAATTGGGCGACAGCATTCCGGAGGAGCTGTACCGCACAATTGCCGAGATCATCGCGTTTGCCTGGAACCTCAAGGGCAAGTTCCCCCAGGGTCATGACCCGAATGCGCCGAGTGTCGAGAAGGATGTGACGGAGCGCGGCGAGGATTACTGA
- a CDS encoding flagellar hook-length control protein FliK, whose translation MTGDMNIAPLPPATATTRMPAVTGELLKLLTPAEGLIGVGQTAKAEVLSLKQAEQAFQLLLKVTLESGRQTTVQATSTQPLPQGTSLAVTQPSAGNLAIAVQQAVASSVATLTRIDTAQMPVGTLLQGKVLTSQALPQLPGLPTVYRSLVSLLNTAQAGATLDIDSPQPLRIGTLLSAQVQDAQTLKFVPLSNRQEQLAVSQQLATQVSRQGSLDSLITVLQNLPTTDDTGTELRAAVTRLLAGLPDVQQLSTPKGLAQAMVASGVFLESKLLAGQPPGIAPDMKGDLLKLIAQLTPALPASTNLGAIIAANTLAQVMPSFVRSALGMLGQVSAKPQPTGFPLPSRLMKGQDEEGDLEHLLRLAAAAVSRLQSHQLSSLEQTGLTDDGRLMSTWQLEIPMRNLQDIVPLQVKFQREETPPREQPHERPEEREPKQQLWRVELAFDMEPLGPLQVQAQLLSGSLSSQLWAERPYTASLIESNLTALRERLVTCGLNVGDLDCHLGTPPQGPKTRLEQRWVDETA comes from the coding sequence ATGACAGGCGACATGAACATTGCGCCGCTGCCTCCGGCCACGGCAACAACCCGTATGCCCGCGGTCACCGGCGAGCTGCTCAAACTGCTGACGCCGGCTGAGGGTCTGATCGGCGTTGGCCAGACCGCCAAGGCCGAAGTGTTGTCGCTCAAGCAGGCGGAACAGGCTTTTCAGCTATTGCTCAAAGTCACCCTGGAGAGCGGCCGCCAGACCACGGTACAGGCCACCAGCACCCAGCCGTTGCCCCAAGGCACCAGCCTGGCCGTGACCCAGCCCTCAGCCGGCAACCTGGCGATTGCCGTGCAGCAGGCGGTAGCCTCCAGTGTCGCCACGTTGACCCGTATCGATACCGCGCAGATGCCGGTCGGTACCCTGCTGCAGGGCAAGGTGCTCACCAGTCAGGCGTTGCCGCAGTTGCCGGGACTGCCGACGGTGTATCGGTCGTTGGTTAGCCTGCTCAACACCGCCCAGGCTGGCGCCACCCTGGACATCGACAGTCCGCAACCGCTGCGTATTGGCACGCTGTTGAGCGCCCAGGTGCAAGACGCCCAGACGCTGAAGTTCGTTCCACTGAGCAACCGCCAGGAGCAACTGGCGGTGAGCCAACAACTGGCCACACAGGTAAGCCGTCAAGGCTCGCTGGACAGCCTGATCACCGTCCTGCAAAACCTGCCGACCACTGACGACACCGGCACCGAGCTGCGCGCGGCGGTGACACGCCTGTTGGCGGGCCTGCCGGATGTCCAGCAGTTGAGCACCCCCAAGGGTTTGGCCCAGGCCATGGTAGCCAGTGGCGTATTCCTGGAAAGCAAATTGCTCGCTGGGCAGCCGCCGGGGATAGCGCCGGACATGAAAGGCGACCTGCTGAAGTTGATCGCCCAACTGACCCCAGCCCTGCCAGCCTCCACCAATCTCGGCGCAATCATCGCCGCCAACACCCTGGCCCAGGTCATGCCCAGTTTTGTGCGCAGCGCCCTGGGGATGCTGGGTCAAGTCAGCGCCAAGCCACAACCCACTGGCTTCCCCCTGCCCTCACGCCTGATGAAAGGCCAGGACGAAGAAGGCGATCTGGAACATTTGCTGCGTCTGGCCGCCGCCGCTGTGTCGCGCCTGCAAAGCCATCAGTTGTCGAGCCTGGAACAGACCGGGCTGACCGACGACGGTCGGCTGATGAGCACATGGCAACTGGAGATACCGATGCGCAACCTGCAGGACATCGTGCCCCTGCAGGTCAAGTTCCAGCGCGAGGAAACCCCGCCCCGGGAGCAGCCACACGAACGCCCGGAAGAGCGCGAGCCGAAACAGCAACTCTGGCGGGTCGAGCTGGCGTTCGACATGGAACCGCTGGGGCCGCTGCAGGTTCAGGCGCAATTGCTCAGCGGCAGCCTGTCGAGCCAGTTGTGGGCAGAACGGCCATACACCGCGAGCCTGATCGAAAGCAACCTGACAGCGCTGCGTGAGCGCCTTGTGACCTGCGGCCTGAACGTCGGCGACCTCGACTGTCATCTCGGCACGCCGCCCCAAGGCCCCAAGACTCGCTTGGAACAACGCTGGGTGGACGAGACCGCATGA
- the ccmD gene encoding heme exporter protein CcmD, with translation MSFASFGDFLAMGHHGLYVWSAYGICLAVLALNVAVPIVARKRYLQQEARRLRRENGQ, from the coding sequence ATGAGTTTCGCTTCATTCGGCGATTTCCTCGCCATGGGTCATCATGGCCTGTATGTCTGGTCAGCCTACGGCATTTGCCTGGCGGTGCTGGCCCTCAACGTGGCGGTGCCGATCGTGGCCCGCAAGCGGTATCTGCAACAAGAGGCGCGTCGTCTGCGCCGGGAGAACGGTCAGTGA
- a CDS encoding ParA family protein, translating into MRVWAVANQKGGVGKTTSSIALAGLLAEAGKRVVMVDLDPHGSMTSYFGYDPDSLEHSNYDLFLHKGVVPEGLPGQLLLSTSDERISLLPSSTALATLERQSPGQSGLGLVIAKSLAQLWQDFDYAIIDSPPLLGLLMVNALAASQQLVIPVQTEHLAVKGLERMVNTLAMINRSRKQSLAFSIVPTLFDRRTQASLGTLRVLRDMYPDDIWQGYIPVDTRLRDASRAGLTPSQFDGKSRGVLAYRALLKHLLAQQLVSQQVA; encoded by the coding sequence ATGAGAGTCTGGGCAGTTGCCAATCAAAAAGGTGGTGTGGGTAAAACCACATCTTCCATCGCTTTAGCCGGATTGCTGGCCGAGGCGGGCAAGCGCGTGGTCATGGTCGATCTGGACCCCCACGGCTCGATGACCAGCTATTTTGGTTACGATCCCGACAGCCTGGAGCACAGCAACTACGACCTGTTCCTGCACAAGGGCGTCGTGCCTGAGGGCCTGCCGGGACAGTTGCTGTTGTCCACCAGCGACGAGCGGATTTCCCTGTTGCCGTCGAGCACAGCCCTGGCCACCCTTGAACGGCAGTCGCCCGGACAGAGCGGCTTGGGCCTGGTCATCGCCAAGAGTCTGGCGCAGCTGTGGCAGGATTTCGATTATGCGATCATCGACAGTCCGCCGTTGCTCGGTTTGCTGATGGTCAACGCCTTGGCGGCCAGCCAGCAACTGGTGATCCCGGTGCAAACCGAGCACCTGGCGGTCAAGGGCCTCGAGCGTATGGTCAATACGCTGGCGATGATCAACCGCTCGCGAAAGCAATCGCTAGCCTTCAGCATCGTGCCGACCCTGTTCGACCGTCGCACCCAGGCGTCCCTGGGCACCCTGCGCGTACTGCGGGACATGTACCCGGATGACATCTGGCAAGGCTACATTCCCGTCGATACCCGCTTGCGGGACGCCAGCCGCGCCGGTTTGACCCCTTCGCAATTCGACGGCAAGAGCCGTGGTGTGCTGGCCTACCGGGCGCTGCTCAAGCACCTGTTGGCCCAACAGCTTGTTTCACAGCAGGTGGCTTAA
- a CDS encoding flagellar motor protein — translation MDVLSLIGIVMAFVAIIGGNYLEGGHLGALANGPAALIVVGGTVGAALLQSPMSAFKRAMQVLIWILFPPRVDLAGGIDRVVNWSLTARKEGLLGLEGVADAEPDSYSRKGLQLLVDGAEPEAIRSILEVDFYTQESRDIEAAKVFESMGGYAPTIGIIGAVMGLIHVMGNLADPSQLGSGIAVAFVATIYGVASANLVLLPIAAKLKSIALRQSRYREMLLEGILSIAEGENPRSIELKLQGFMD, via the coding sequence ATGGATGTGCTCAGCCTGATCGGCATCGTCATGGCGTTTGTCGCCATCATTGGCGGTAATTATCTGGAAGGCGGTCACCTGGGCGCGCTGGCCAACGGCCCGGCGGCGTTGATCGTGGTGGGTGGCACCGTCGGTGCCGCGTTGTTGCAGTCGCCCATGAGTGCTTTCAAGCGTGCCATGCAGGTGCTGATCTGGATTCTGTTCCCGCCGCGCGTGGACTTGGCCGGCGGTATCGATCGGGTGGTGAACTGGAGCCTGACCGCGCGTAAGGAAGGCTTGCTGGGCCTGGAAGGGGTGGCCGATGCCGAACCCGACAGCTACTCGCGCAAGGGCCTGCAGTTGCTAGTCGACGGTGCCGAGCCAGAAGCCATCCGCAGCATCCTGGAAGTGGATTTCTACACCCAGGAGAGCCGCGACATCGAAGCGGCCAAAGTTTTCGAAAGCATGGGCGGCTATGCGCCGACCATCGGCATCATCGGTGCGGTGATGGGCCTGATTCATGTGATGGGCAACCTGGCCGATCCGTCGCAACTGGGCAGCGGCATCGCCGTGGCCTTCGTTGCCACGATCTATGGCGTGGCGAGTGCCAACCTGGTGTTGTTGCCGATCGCCGCCAAGCTCAAGTCCATCGCGTTGCGCCAGTCGCGGTATCGCGAAATGTTGCTGGAAGGGATCCTGTCGATCGCCGAAGGTGAAAACCCGCGTTCCATTGAGTTGAAGCTCCAGGGCTTCATGGACTGA